A single window of Leptolyngbya ohadii IS1 DNA harbors:
- a CDS encoding tetratricopeptide repeat protein, with product MAETVEALFEQGLQRYNAGEAPANLLPLFKEVCERSPKSSPAWTCLAWLYLLDSKPSQAMKAAQKAVKLNPQDPQARVNLAIAMLETAQTGVRQHVETASQIIMVSEELKEEVERNFEDGLSRKPEWKSLLRVKQWLTEG from the coding sequence ATGGCTGAAACGGTAGAAGCCCTGTTTGAGCAAGGGTTACAACGCTATAACGCTGGAGAGGCTCCGGCAAACTTGCTGCCTCTGTTTAAAGAAGTCTGTGAACGCTCGCCAAAAAGCAGTCCTGCCTGGACTTGTCTCGCCTGGCTCTATCTGCTGGACAGCAAACCCTCTCAGGCAATGAAGGCAGCTCAGAAAGCGGTTAAGCTGAATCCTCAAGATCCACAGGCGCGAGTAAACCTGGCGATCGCCATGCTGGAAACGGCACAAACGGGAGTCCGGCAGCACGTTGAAACAGCTTCCCAGATCATTATGGTTTCTGAGGAACTGAAGGAAGAAGTTGAGCGCAACTTTGAAGATGGGTTAAGCCGCAAGCCGGAATGGAAGAGTTTGCTGCGCGTCAAACAGTGGCTCACGGAAGGTTAA
- a CDS encoding Ppx/GppA phosphatase family protein, whose protein sequence is MVYLTQFGIANLPQLSEPLKQNHILAAIDVGTNSIHMAVVKIQPDLPAFTIIAREKSTVRLGDRERKTGRLTLQAMQRAIEALKRCQKIAKGLQADDIIAVATSAVREAPNGQAFLQQIEEELGLTVDLISGQEEARRIYLGVLSGMEFNNQPHVMIDIGGGSTELILGDGHEPRTLSSTKIGAVRLTAEMVSTDPISNSEFHYLQAYVRGMLERSVDELRSQLQPGEQPRLVGTSGTIETLATIHAREKLGMVPSPLNGYQFSLRDLREIVNRLRKLNYAERAAIPGMSDRRSEIILAGAVILQEAMALLELDSITICERALREGVVVDWMLSHHLIEDRLRYQSSIRDRSVIKIAHKYQVDLAHSERVADFATSLFDQTQGILHDWGETERQLLWAAAILHNCGHFISHSSHHKHSYYLIRNGELLGYPEVEIETIANLARYHRRSSPKKKHESYRNITSKKHRRMVDQLSPLLRLAVALDRRQIGAIQKVRCEHRADLQEMRLHLKASDPNDDCALELWSLGQKKGEFEEAYGLKLVSLLECELG, encoded by the coding sequence ATGGTTTATTTGACGCAGTTTGGTATAGCGAATTTGCCTCAACTTTCAGAGCCGCTCAAGCAAAATCACATCCTTGCCGCGATCGATGTCGGTACAAACTCGATCCATATGGCAGTCGTCAAAATTCAGCCGGATCTCCCTGCTTTTACAATTATCGCCAGGGAAAAGTCTACGGTGCGGCTGGGCGATCGAGAACGCAAAACAGGACGGCTGACGCTTCAGGCAATGCAGCGGGCGATCGAGGCGCTGAAACGGTGTCAGAAAATTGCCAAAGGCCTGCAAGCCGACGACATTATTGCGGTTGCCACTAGCGCCGTGCGGGAAGCGCCCAACGGACAGGCATTTTTGCAGCAAATCGAGGAAGAACTGGGCTTAACGGTCGATCTGATTTCGGGACAGGAGGAAGCCCGCCGGATTTATCTGGGTGTGCTGTCCGGCATGGAGTTCAACAACCAGCCCCACGTCATGATCGATATTGGCGGCGGTTCAACGGAACTGATTCTGGGCGATGGACATGAACCGCGTACCCTCAGCAGCACCAAAATTGGAGCCGTCCGCCTCACTGCCGAGATGGTCAGCACCGACCCGATCAGCAACAGCGAGTTTCACTACTTGCAGGCATACGTGCGGGGAATGCTGGAACGATCGGTGGATGAACTGCGCTCTCAGCTCCAGCCCGGAGAACAGCCTCGCCTAGTCGGGACATCCGGGACGATCGAAACCCTGGCAACGATCCACGCCAGAGAAAAGCTGGGGATGGTTCCCTCTCCGCTGAACGGCTATCAGTTTAGCTTGCGCGACCTGCGCGAAATCGTGAATCGGCTGCGAAAGCTCAACTATGCGGAACGGGCGGCAATTCCCGGCATGAGCGATCGGCGATCGGAAATTATCCTGGCAGGGGCAGTGATTCTCCAGGAAGCAATGGCTTTGCTGGAGCTGGATAGCATTACCATCTGCGAACGGGCACTGCGCGAAGGCGTGGTCGTAGACTGGATGCTATCTCACCATTTGATTGAGGATCGGCTGCGCTACCAGAGTTCAATTCGCGATCGCAGCGTGATCAAAATTGCCCACAAGTATCAGGTCGATCTGGCGCACAGCGAACGGGTTGCCGACTTTGCCACCAGCCTGTTTGACCAGACCCAGGGCATTTTGCACGACTGGGGCGAAACCGAACGACAGCTCCTCTGGGCAGCGGCAATTCTGCACAACTGCGGACACTTCATCAGCCATTCCTCCCACCACAAACATTCCTACTACCTGATTCGCAACGGTGAACTGCTGGGCTATCCCGAAGTCGAAATCGAGACGATCGCCAATCTTGCTCGCTACCATCGGCGCAGCAGTCCCAAGAAAAAGCACGAGTCCTACCGGAATATCACCAGCAAAAAGCATCGCCGCATGGTGGATCAGCTCAGTCCGCTCCTAAGATTGGCAGTGGCACTCGATCGCCGACAGATTGGCGCAATCCAGAAAGTCCGCTGCGAGCATCGGGCAGACCTCCAGGAAATGCGGCTGCACCTCAAGGCAAGCGATCCCAATGATGACTGTGCCTTAGAACTGTGGAGTTTGGGACAGAAGAAGGGCGAGTTTGAGGAGGCGTATGGGTTGAAGCTGGTGTCGTTGTTGGAGTGTGAGCTTGGGTGA
- a CDS encoding GNAT family N-acetyltransferase, protein MFKVRSAQLTDCDDLVALCHELGYRTSAEMLLRQLEAFQSHPDHAVFVAEAMTDRVIGGWVHVHLHCTLQEGQEAEIGGLVVAKEFRGQGVGKQLVQRAELWAQKQECSAIVVRSKVQRSDAHQFYQRAGYREIKRSIVFRQVLPTVSETDAQF, encoded by the coding sequence ATGTTTAAAGTTCGATCGGCTCAGCTTACGGACTGCGATGATCTGGTGGCGCTGTGCCATGAGTTGGGCTATCGGACTTCCGCAGAGATGCTATTGCGACAGCTAGAAGCGTTTCAGTCCCATCCGGATCATGCGGTGTTTGTGGCGGAAGCGATGACCGATCGCGTGATTGGCGGGTGGGTTCACGTTCATCTGCACTGCACGCTTCAGGAGGGGCAGGAAGCAGAGATTGGCGGACTGGTTGTTGCCAAAGAATTTCGCGGGCAGGGGGTTGGAAAACAGCTTGTGCAGCGGGCGGAACTTTGGGCGCAGAAGCAGGAATGCAGCGCGATCGTCGTCCGGTCAAAAGTGCAGCGCAGCGATGCCCATCAGTTTTATCAGCGAGCGGGCTATCGGGAAATTAAGCGATCGATCGTGTTTCGGCAAGTCCTCCCCACTGTTTCCGAGACTGATGCACAGTTTTGA